In Methylotenera versatilis 79, the DNA window TAAGCAACTCGTTATCAATGATTGAATCACGAATTTGTGACTCGAAATATTGATTACGCGTCGATTTAGCTTGAATCGCTGCCTGCACATGTTGTGCGGCAACTAAGCTCTCACCATGTGCAAAAGCGGCACTTTCCAACATCAAGCGCTCTAAAAACGCAAAGTTTGTGCTGATGCGCGTTTGGTCTTCCTCCAAACGCTGCAACGCGCCAATCAAGGCGGCAACCGCGTCTTTTGTAAAATGAGCCGTGCCATGTTGCACTGATTTCTGCGCGATAAATCCTGCAATCGCGGCATAATTTTCAGGCGTTGCCGAAATGCGCTCTGCAAACTCCACTTTAATCGGAAAATAATTGAAGAAATCTGGCTGCTCATCCAAACAATCGTAAAAATCTTCACGCGTGGCAATCAACACCAGTTTCACTTGCAACGGCAAAAGCGTGTTATTCGCCACATAACTCGTGCTTTGCGCGTTGCTACTTGCATCCTCAATTTGCAAAGTGCCATTGCGCAGAAACCGATGCAGTTTTTCAATGATTTGTGTGCCATTTTGTTCATCATTTAACAAATCACGCAAATGCAATAACAACATACCACCATCAGCCTTGTGCAGATTACCTGCACGCAACCTAGAAAAATCTGGTGAAACCGAACTATCCGAAGCACTTTCAACGCCTCCAAATAGTGATTGTATGCTGGGATCGTTATCGTAAATGACAGGCTGGCTCAGCGATTGCGCTTGTGTTGCGCGATTATCCACCAACACGTTGACGCGAAAGCGTGCAAAAAACGGTTCGCTGATTAACCCTTCTAAATTGCTTTCCGCATCTGCACTCACTGCTGGTTGCCACGCTTTTAAATAGGACAATGTTTCTTGATTAACCATCTTAAAATATGCTTTTAAAGTTGGCTCATCAAAAGCTTGTTCCAGTTGCAAAATCGCTGCACTTAGCCATTGTTCTGCGGCTGTTAAAATCGTCTCTTGATTATCTGCCGCCACAAAATTAGGTAGCTCTGTCATTAATGCACGTGCAAAACCGTCCATTTCAACGCGCAGTTTATTCGCCATTCCTACTGGTAATTTAATTAAACTTGGCAGGTTAATCTGCTCGAAATTGTAAATCGAGACCAAATCCCTTAAACCTAATAAATCTAAATCTTTTGAATTAACTGTTTTTGCCTGCCTGGCAATGTCTAACATCGCGCTATGCATCAGCGAAGTACGGCCACTGCCGTGCGCACCAAGCACTAATACATTAAAACCTGTTTGCTGCATATTCAAACCAAACAACGCAGATTTTTTTGCTTCACTTTGCGCGACCCAGCCGTGCGCATTTGGTTGCAACGTATTGGTCTGCAATATATTTAGTGGAGATTCAGCGCCATTTTCTAGCAATTCTTGTGTGTTATTAAACGTTAACTCGTTTAACGGAATGCTGGCATTTAAATCGTTTGCGGTTAATTTTTGCATCAATTTGCGGATTTTCTATTTTATAAATGACTTAAAGATGATTGGTTATTTAACAGATTTACACAGAGAATATTTAATGTAATTTATTATAAAAATACTTTAACTATATGTTTATTAATTACTTACTCCATTTTTCAAGCGATTCATCATCACTCAATTTAGCATCCACCCAGCGCTCACCAGTTGGCGTGATTTCTTTCTTCCAAAAAGGCGCTTGGGTTTTTAAATAATCCATGATGAACTCACAAGCCTTAAATGCCTCACCGCGATGCGCGCTTAACACCGCCACCAGTACAATCTGGTCAAGCGGCTTAAGTGTTCCAACTCGGTGAATGACCAAAGTATCAATCAGATTCCAACGCGCATGCGCCTGAGTTTCAATCGCCGCCAGCGCAGTTTCTGTCATGCCCGGATAATGCTCCAAAGTCAGCGTATTGACAGAATCGCCATCATTCATATCGCGCACTTGGCCGACAAAACTCACCAGCGCACCAGCGCTTGGGTTAGCAAGACGTAACTGGTTCAATAATAAACCAACATCAAAGTCTTCAGTTTGTACTTGAATACTCATTCAGTCGCCCATTCAATTTCTAAGCTATTCAATTACTAGCCACCCGTCACAGGTGGGAAAAACGCTACTTCATCATTAGCTTGAATCTTAGCTAAATCATCTACCAAATTATGGTTAATCGCAGCACGTACAACCTGCTTACCATCGAACAAATTAGCCCACACATCTCCGCGTAAAGCCAACCAGTTTTTAAGCGCAGTGATGGTTGAAATGTCACTTGGCAAATCCAACTCTTCTGTCGAGTAATTCACTGCTTCTTTGATTCTGGCAAAATATAAAACTTTTATTTTCATTTTAATTCAATTATTTAGGATTATTAATTAATGTAAATTATTGGTTAACTTAATGGACTAACTATCGGTTTCGTCAATAACATCCAGTAAATCTATTGGCTCATTGCTTAACTCAACTCGCTCAATTTGTTTAAAGCGATTCGTGATTTTTTGGCTACTAATATGTACTTCTTGCGCGTTATCGTGTGC includes these proteins:
- the moaD gene encoding molybdopterin converting factor subunit 1 translates to MKIKVLYFARIKEAVNYSTEELDLPSDISTITALKNWLALRGDVWANLFDGKQVVRAAINHNLVDDLAKIQANDEVAFFPPVTGG
- the moaE gene encoding molybdopterin synthase catalytic subunit MoaE, yielding MSIQVQTEDFDVGLLLNQLRLANPSAGALVSFVGQVRDMNDGDSVNTLTLEHYPGMTETALAAIETQAHARWNLIDTLVIHRVGTLKPLDQIVLVAVLSAHRGEAFKACEFIMDYLKTQAPFWKKEITPTGERWVDAKLSDDESLEKWSK
- a CDS encoding Lon protease family protein, which encodes MQKLTANDLNASIPLNELTFNNTQELLENGAESPLNILQTNTLQPNAHGWVAQSEAKKSALFGLNMQQTGFNVLVLGAHGSGRTSLMHSAMLDIARQAKTVNSKDLDLLGLRDLVSIYNFEQINLPSLIKLPVGMANKLRVEMDGFARALMTELPNFVAADNQETILTAAEQWLSAAILQLEQAFDEPTLKAYFKMVNQETLSYLKAWQPAVSADAESNLEGLISEPFFARFRVNVLVDNRATQAQSLSQPVIYDNDPSIQSLFGGVESASDSSVSPDFSRLRAGNLHKADGGMLLLHLRDLLNDEQNGTQIIEKLHRFLRNGTLQIEDASSNAQSTSYVANNTLLPLQVKLVLIATREDFYDCLDEQPDFFNYFPIKVEFAERISATPENYAAIAGFIAQKSVQHGTAHFTKDAVAALIGALQRLEEDQTRISTNFAFLERLMLESAAFAHGESLVAAQHVQAAIQAKSTRNQYFESQIRDSIIDNELLIQVHGDVVGQVNGLTHIELGDASFGSPIRITARCYPGGKGLINIDREVNMSGPNHDKGIFILQNWLSASFSHLAPLSLNASLVFEQEYNGVEGDSASCAELFALLSALAGLPISQGIAVTGALNQFGEVMPIGGVNEKIEGYFRVCQALGLNGKQGVIIPKRNQRHLLLDTAVVEAVKQGQFHIITIDHVLEGIEYLTGLAAGQQDMAGIYAPNTVMGHVQEELANYRKTLESNQPYQQQKQLNLI